From one Lycium barbarum isolate Lr01 chromosome 6, ASM1917538v2, whole genome shotgun sequence genomic stretch:
- the LOC132644074 gene encoding uncharacterized protein LOC132644074 encodes MEPFQHQRQIQQYRRKLGMPYANSNCNGKIWFFVQHNVDVEVLFDTEKSITVKLKFQDFNKDMVVTMVYAKCSEVERLQLWDSLYLLTSNMTSPWLVGGDFNVIMNEEEKIGGLPVLPQEYEDFAFCLNSCELHEMPFKGSPFTWWNGRAANDCIFKRLDRILHNDTFQNWFGHLEVEHLSRTGSDHAPLLQQWETVLTDDVFLSFKLKMKKLKTALSTWSKTTFGEIFKQLVIREEIVKIKEQLFEENPSEENRMVMQRTQAELKLYLHYEEEFWRQKARMDCFSEGDKNTRYFYSLKQFTHEEVSEDSPIFNHI; translated from the exons atggaaccttttcagcaTCAGAGACAAATTCAACAATATAGAAGGAAACTTGGAATGCCTTATGCTAATTCCAACTGTAATGGAAAAATCTGGTTCTTTGTGCAACACAATGTTGATGTTGAGGTTCTATTTGATACTGAGAAATCTATTACTGTAAAGCTGAAGTTTCAAGATTTCAATAAAGATATGGTAGTTACAATGGTGTATGCTAAATGTTCAGAAGTGGAGAGGCTGCAGTTGTGGGACAGTTTATACCTCTTGACTAGTAATATGACATCTCCTTGGCTGGTTGGTGGAGATTTTAATGTTATaatgaatgaagaagaaaaaataggaggTTTACCAGTTTTGCCACAAGAATATGAGGATTTTGCTTTTTGTCTAAATTCCTGTGAGTTGCATGAGATGCCTTTCAAAGGGAGTCCtttcacctggtggaatggtagggctgCTAATGACTGTATTTTTAAGAGATTGGACAGGATTTTACATAATGATACATTTCAGAATTGGTTTGGACACTTAGAGGTGGAACATTTGTCAAggactggttctgatcatgcaccattACTG CAACAATGGGAAACCGTCTTAACTGATGATGTATTTCTGTCATTTAAGCTCAAGATGAAAAAACTGAAAACTGCTTTAAGTACATGGAGTAAGACTACTTTTGGTGAAATTTTTAAACAACTTGTTATCAGAGAGGAAATAGTTAAGATTAAGGAGCAACTGTTTGAGGAAAATCCATCTGAAGAAAATAGAATGGTCATGCAGAGGACACAAGCAGAACTTAAGCTGTATCTTCATTATGAGGAGgaattctggaggcaaaaagcCAGGATGGACTGTTTTTCTGAAGGTGATAAGAATACTAGATACTTCTATAGTCtg AAACAATTTACTCATGAAGAGGTTAGTGAAGATTCTCCAATTTTTAATCATATTTAA